CTGGGCAGCCAGCGGGTGTCGGAAGACGTGCGTTACAATGAGGACGCCATCCGACTCTTCGTTATCGCTGCAGTGTTCTGGGGCGTGGTCGGTTTCCTGGCCGGCACCTTCATCGCTCTGCAGCTGGCCTTCCCGGCGCTGAATCTCGGGCTGGAGTGGACGAGCTTCGGGCGCCTGCGCCCGGTCCACACCTCGGCCGTGATTTTCGCGTTCGGCGGCAACGTGCTGCTCGCCACCTCGCTCTATTCGGTCCAGCGGACTTGCCGCCAGCATCTCTTCGGGGGCGAAGGGCTGGCGAAGTTCATCTTCTGGAACTACAACGTCTTCATCGTGCTCGCGGCGCTGAGCTACGTCCTGGGCTTCACCCAGGGCAAGGAATACGCCGAGCCCGAGTGGATCCTCGACCTGTACCTGACGGTCGTCTGGGTGCTCTATGCGGTCCAGTTCATCGGCACGGTGATGACGCGGCGCGAGTCGCACATCTATGTGGCGAACTGGTTCTTCATGGCGTTCATCCTGACCGTTGCCATCCTGCACATCGGCAACAACGTCAACGTTCCGGTGTCGCTGTTCGGCATGAAGTCCTACACCTACGTGTCGGGCGTGCAGAGCGCGATGGTGCAGTGGTGGTACGGCCACAACGCGGTCGGCTTCTTCCTGACCGCCGGCTTCCTGGGCATCATGTACTATTTCGTGCCCAAGCGCGCCGAGCGGCCGGTCTATTCCTACCGCCTGTCGATCGTCCACTTCTGGACCCTGATCTTCCTCTACATCTGGGCCGGCCCGCACCACCTGCACTACACCTCCCTGCCGGACTGGGCGCAGACGCTGGGCATGACCTTCTCCGTCATGCTGTGGATGCCGTCCTGGGGCGGCATGATCAACGGCATCATGACCCTGTCGGGCGCCTGGGATAAGCTGCGCACCGACCCGGTCCTGCGTTTCCTGGTCACCTCGGTCGCCTTCTACGGCATGTCGACCTTCGAAGGCCCGCTGATGTCGGTCAAGCCGGTCAACGCCCTGTCGCACTACACCGACTGGACCGTCGGCCACGTGCACTCCGGCGCTCTCGGCTGGGTCGCCTTCATCTCCTTCGGCGCGATCTACTATCTGGTTCCGGTGCTGTGGAAGCGCTCGCAGCTCTACAGCCTGCGTCTGGTCAGCTACCACTTCTGGACCGCCACCATCGGCATCGTGCTGTACATCACCGCCATGTGGGTGTCGGGCATCATGCAGGGCCTGATGTGGCGCGCCTACGACAACCTGGGCTTCCTGCAGTACTCCTTCGTGGAGACCGTCGCGGCGATGCACCCGTTCTACGTGATCCGCGCGATGGGCGGCGTCCTGTTCGTCACCGGCGCTCTCATCATGGTCTACAACCTGTGGCGCACGGCGAAGGGCGATGTCCGCATCGAGAAGCCCTATGTCACCACGCCGCACAAGGCGACGGTCGGCGCGGCCTGACGCTAGGGAAGGATGCGAGAAATGGCTCAGGATAAAAAGGGCTTCAGCCACGACCTGATCGAGCGGAACACCCTTCTGCTGATCGTGCTCGTGCTGATCACCGTGTCGATCGGCGGTCTGGTTCAGATCGTCCCGCTCTTCACGATCGAATCGACCATCGAGAAGGTGGAGGGGGTCCGTCCCTACTCCCCGCTCGAGCTGGCCGGGCAGAACATCTACTTCCGCGAAGGCTGCTACAACTGCCACAGCCAGCAGATCCGTCCGTTCCGTGACGAGGTCGAACGCTATGGTCACTACTCGCTGGCGGCGGAGTCGATGTACGACCATCCGTTCCAGTGGGGCTCCAAGCGCACCGGCCCGGATCTGGCCCGCGTCGGCGGCAAGTACTCCAACGACTGGCAGGTCGCCCATCTGGTGAACCCGCGCGCGGTCGTGCCGGAGTCGATCATGCCGACCTACGGCTGGATGAAGGACCGTCCGCTGAGCTACGGCGACATCGCCGACCACCTGAAGACCCTGAAGATCGTCGGGGTGCCCTACACCGACGAGCAGATCGCCAACGCCAAGGCCGATCTGGAAGCGCAGAAGAACCCGGACGGCGACACCGCCGGCCTGACGAAGCGCTACCCGAAGGCCGTGGTCGCGAACTTCACCGGCAGCAAGACCGTCACCGAAATGGACGCTCTGGTTGCCTACCTGCAAGTGCTGGGCACCATGGTGGACTTCACCAAGTACCAGTCCAAGCAGCTGCAGCAGTAATCGGGGGAGGAATCCATGGACTTGGATTCGATCACGGTGATGCTTCGGTCCTTCTGGACGGTGTGGTTGATGCTGCTGCTGACGGGCATCCTGGTTTACGCCATGTGGCCCGGCAACCGCCGCACCTTCGACGACGCCGCCCAGATCCCGCTCAAGGATGATGGTCAGGAGCTTTAGACCATGGCACAGAATTACAAGGACGAGCTGTCCGGCGTCGAGACCACCGGCCACGAGTGGGATGGACTGCGTGAGCTGAACAATCCGCTGCCCAAGTGGTGGCTGTATCTCTTCTACGTCTGCATCGCCTGGGCGATGGCCTATTACGTGTTCTACCCGGCCTGGCCGCTGGGCAAGACCTACACGAAGGGCATCCTCGGCTATTCCCAGCGCGAGGAACTGGACACCAAGCTGGCGGAGGCGAAGGCCGGCCAGGCCAAGTACCTGACCGCCATCGCCGCAAAGTCGGTCGACGAAATCCAGAAGGACAAGGACCTGCTGGGCTTCGCGATGGCCGGCGGCCGCTCCTACTTCAACGAGAACTGCGCCGCCTGCCACGGCGCCGGCGGCCAGGGTGCCAAGGGCTTCCCGACGCTGGCCGACGACGTGTGGCTGTGGGGCGGTGCCTCGGCCGACATCTACAAGACCATCCAGCACGGCATCCGCTCGGATGACGGCGACACCCGCGGCACGCCGGGCACCGGCATGACCGCCTTCGGCAAGGACGGCATCCTCACCCGCGACCAGATCGATCAGGTGACGGACTATGTCCTGTCGCTGAACGGCAAGCCTGCCGACGCCGGCAAGGTCGCCAAGGGCAAGACCGTCTATGACGAGAACTGCGCCGCCTGCCACGGCGACGCGGCCCAGGGTGCGGTTGCCGCCGGCATCGACGGCGTCGGCGCTCCGCCGCTGAAGCAGGCCAACTGGCTCTACGGCGGCGACAAGGCGACGCTGATGGAGACGGTGACCAACGGCCGCGCCGGCGTGATGCCGGCCTGGTCCAAGCGTCTGGACGACGCGACGATCAAGTCGCTGGCGGTCTACGTCCACAACCTGGGCGGCGGCAAGTAAGCCGGCAGGTAAGCTGGCTGGCCGGGGAACCGGTTCGGAACTGACCGGAAAGGCGTCGGGGGGCACTCCCCGGCGCCTTTTTCTTATGCGCAACTGGCGGTCGGACGGCCGCTTCGTTAACTTCCTGTCATTTGATCCATCGCAATGTACCTGCGGCAATCGGTCGCCATAGTGCCTCCCGACCGGCCACACACATCGTCGATCGAACGCCGCCGATCGAAAGCAGCCGACCAGTCGAAGGGCAGCCACCGACCATGAGCATCAGCACCGCCACCGGAAACCGCCCCGTCCCCCCGAAGCGTGGCAAGGCGCCGCGCCAGCCGGGATGGTACATCCCCTGGATCTTCGTCGGCGTCTTCATGATCGTCCTGGCGGTGAACGGGGTGATGGTCCATTTCGCGATGTCGAGTTGGACCGGGGTGGAGACCGAGAACCACTTCATCAAGGGTCTCGGCTACAACAACGACCTCGCCGGCGCCCGTGCCCAGGCGGAGCGCGGCTGGCAGGTCGAGCCCCAATTCACCAGCACCGAGCCGCGCAAGGCGGTGATCGCCATCACCGCGCGTGACAAGCAGGGTCAGGTCCTGAAGGACGCCACCGTCTCGGTGACGATGATCCGCCCGACCGCGGAAGGGCACGACAAGAGCCTGACGCTGCCCTATCTGGGCGAGGGCCGCTATGGCGCCCCGGTGGAGCTGGATCTGGAAGGCCAGTGGGACATGCGCTTCGTCATCACCCACGCCACCGGCGACTATCAGGACCAGAAGCGCGTCTGGGTGCAGTGACGGCGGCGACACCGCCGCGACCGGGACAGTCAGGGTGACGTTGAGATGACCGTCTGCCTCCATTGCGGGCAAGAGTTGGGTGACGGCGCGCAAACCGGTGGGCTGACTGCCGGTGACGGCGCCGGTCCCTTCTGCTGCACCGGCTGTGCCGCCGCCTACGACCTTGTCCGCGGGCTGGGGCTGGAGCGCTATTACGAGCGCCGCAGCGTCGATCCCACCGCCCGCCCGCTGCGCCCCGACGAGACCCCGGCCGCCGATTACGAGCCGCATGCCCGCGAGGAGTCCGACGGCAGCCGCAGCCTGCACCTGATGGTCGACGGCATGCAGTGCGCGGCCTGCGTCTGGCTGATCGAATCGGCCCTCAGCCGCCAGCCGGGCATCGGTCAGGCCCGCATGAACATGACCACGCGCCGGCTGACCGTGCGCTGGGACCCCAAGGAGACCGACGCCAACGCGGTGGTCGGCACCGTGGCGCAGCTGGGATACCGCGCCGTGCCCTTCGACCCGGAACGGCTGGGCGGCGCCCAGGCGAAGAGCGAGAAGGAGCTGCTGCGCGCGATGGCGGTGGCCGGCTTCGCCATGGGCAACGTCATGCTGCTGTCGGTGTCGGTCTGGGCCGGCCACAGCCAGGGCATGGGCTCCGCCACCCGCGACCTGATGCACTGGATTTCGGCGCTGGTCTGCATGCCGGCCATCGCCTATGCGCTGCGGCCCTTCGCGCGCTCGGCGCTGTCGGCGCTGCGCCACGGCCGCACCAACATGGACGTGCCGATCACCATCGGCGTCCTGCTCGCCACCGGCATGAGCCTGTTCGAGACGATCCACAGCGGCGAGCACGCCTATTTCGACGGCGCGGTGATGCTGCTGTTCTTCCTGCTGATCGGCCGTTATCTCGACCAGCGGGCGCGCGGCCGGGCGCGGTCGGCCGCGGAACAGCTGCTCGGCCTGCGCGCCAACGCCGTCACCATCCTGAACGCGGACGGCACCAGCGCCGTGGTCGCGCCGGAGCAGGTCGGCCCCGGCAGCACCATCCTGGTCGCCGCCGGCGAGCGCATTCCCGTCGACGGCCGGGTGTCCGACGGCGTGTCCGACCTCGACACCGCGCTCATCACCGGCGAGACGGTGCCGGGCACCGCGCGGCCGGGCGATCAGGTCTTCGCCGGCACCCTGAACCTGACTGCTCCCTTGCGCCTGACCGTCACCGCGGTGGGGGAGGGCACGCTGCTGGCCGAGATCGTCCGGCTGATGGAGGTGGCGGAGCAGGGCCGCGCCAAATATGTCGCCATCGCCGACCGGGTGTCGCGCCTCTACGCCCCCGTCGTGCATCTGACCGCGCTGACCACCTTCGCCGCCTGGATGCTGCTGGGCGGGGTGGTGTGGCAGGACGCGCTGATGAACGCCATCGCCGTGCTGATCATCACCTGCCCCTGCGCGCTGGCGCTGGCCGTGCCGGTGGTGCAGGTGATCGCCAGCGGCCGACTGATGCGGCAGGGCACCCTGCTGAAAAGCCCGACCGCGCTGGAACGGCTCGCCGCCATCGACACGGTGGTGTTCGACAAGACCGGCACTTTGACCGAAGGGCGCCCGGTGCCGCAGCTGGACGGATTGCCGGCGGAGGATCTGGCGCTGGCGGCTTCGCTCGCCGCGGCAAGCCGCCATCCGCTGGCCCGCGCGCTGGCTGCCGCCGCTCCGGAGGTTCCGGTGGCTGCCGGTGTGCGCGAGATCGCCGGCGCCGGCCTGTCCTTGCAGACGGCGGACGGCGAGGTGCGGCTGGGCAGCCGCCGTTTCACCGGCGCGCCGTCGGGTGCCGAGGATGCCGCCGGTCCGGAGCTGTGGCTGGCCCGTCCGGGCGAGGAGCCGCGCCGGATCGTCTTCCTCGACGCCCCGCGTCCGGATGCCGCCGCTGTGGTGACGGCGCTGAAGGCGCGCGGGCTGGAGGTGAAGCTGCTGTCGGGCGACCGCAAGGGCGCGGTGGCGGCGGTGGCGGAGCGGCTGGGCATCGCCGATTGGCGGGCAGAGCAGACGCCGGCCGACAAGACCGCGGCGCTGGCGGACCTGGCGGCGGAGGGCCGCACCGTGCTGATGGTCGGCGATGGGCTGAACGACGCCCCGGCGCTGGCCGCCGCCGCGGTGTCGATGTCGCCCTCCACCGCGGTGGACGTCAGCCAGACCGCCGCCGACGTGGTGTTCCAGGGCCGGCTGCTGCGCCCGATCGTCGAGACGGTGGAGGTCGCCCGTCGGTCCGGCCGGCTGGTGAAGCAGAATTTCGGCATCGCGCTGGTGTATAACCTGTGCGCCGTGCCGCTCGCGATGGGGGGGCTGCTGACGCCGCTGCTGGCGGCGCTGGCCATGTCGTCCTCGTCGCTGATCGTCATTCTCAACGCGCTGCGGCTGGCCCGCGGCGCCGTCGTCAAGGATCTTCCCGTGCGGGACATCGCCGCGCGGGAAGCGTCGGGTAAGGATTCGGGTGATGGACGAGCTTCTCTATCTGATCGCGATCGCGCTGAGCCTGGGCGGTCTGGGGCTGGGGGCCTTTCTGTGGGCGCTTAAGTCCGGCCAGTTCGACGATCTGGACGGGGCGGCCCACCGCGTGCTGTTCGACGACGACCTGCCGCCGCCCGCCCGCGCCGGACATGAGGCTGCCAAGCCGGCGGAGGCCGGGCGCGGGCAATAGGCCCACATTCTGTACGGGCAATGAAAGGGACGTATGCGTGCGAGGTTGCGATTCCGAGCGATTGCCACCAATATGAGCGCATGCGGAATGAAAGGCTGGGTTCGTCCATGCCACCCTTCGATATGGTCCGGGCTCGCGATAAGAGCGCTGCGACGGAAATGAATCCCTGCGGGGCCTGTCCTGTGCGCAGCCTGACGGTGTGCGCCGCGCTGGAACCCGAGGAATTGCGCCGTCTTGCCGACATTCTGCAGAATGTGCGCATCGACGCCGGCCACACCCTGTTCGCCGAGGGTGACGCCGCCGACGCGCTCTACAACGTCACGTCGGGCACGGTGAAGCTGTACAAGCTGCTGCCGGACGGGCGCCGCCAGATCACCGGCTTCCTGGTGACCGGCGATTTCCTGGGGCTGGCCGTCAACGACAGCTATGCCTACACCGCCGAGTCGGTGACCAGCGCCTCGCTCTGCCGCTTCCCGCGCAAGAAGATCGACGCGCTGCTGGAGGAGTTCCCCAAGATGCAGCGGCGCCTGTTCTCCATGGCGTCGAACGAGCTGGCCGCCGCGCAGGATCAGATGCTTCTGCTCGGCCGCAAGACGGCGAAGGAGAAGATCTGCTCCTTCCTGCTGATGCTGTCGCAGCGCGCCGCCCGCCGCGGCCACAAGGAAAACCCGGTCTTCGTGCCGATGAGCCGCGCCGACATCGCCGACTATCTCGGCCTGACCACCGAAACCGTCAGCCGCACCTTCACCCAGCTGAAGACCGCCGGGGTGATCTCGCTGCAGGAAGGCAACAAGGTCCTGATCGCCGACCTCGACGCGATGTACGATCTGGCCGAAGGGGCGTGACGCGGGGGCACGCGCTTTTGCGGAGTGCGGGCGTGTTCGACAAATTCTCCACG
The Azospirillum sp. TSA2s DNA segment above includes these coding regions:
- the ccoN gene encoding cytochrome-c oxidase, cbb3-type subunit I, encoding MTSATLTSGATLGSQRVSEDVRYNEDAIRLFVIAAVFWGVVGFLAGTFIALQLAFPALNLGLEWTSFGRLRPVHTSAVIFAFGGNVLLATSLYSVQRTCRQHLFGGEGLAKFIFWNYNVFIVLAALSYVLGFTQGKEYAEPEWILDLYLTVVWVLYAVQFIGTVMTRRESHIYVANWFFMAFILTVAILHIGNNVNVPVSLFGMKSYTYVSGVQSAMVQWWYGHNAVGFFLTAGFLGIMYYFVPKRAERPVYSYRLSIVHFWTLIFLYIWAGPHHLHYTSLPDWAQTLGMTFSVMLWMPSWGGMINGIMTLSGAWDKLRTDPVLRFLVTSVAFYGMSTFEGPLMSVKPVNALSHYTDWTVGHVHSGALGWVAFISFGAIYYLVPVLWKRSQLYSLRLVSYHFWTATIGIVLYITAMWVSGIMQGLMWRAYDNLGFLQYSFVETVAAMHPFYVIRAMGGVLFVTGALIMVYNLWRTAKGDVRIEKPYVTTPHKATVGAA
- the ccoO gene encoding cytochrome-c oxidase, cbb3-type subunit II; translation: MAQDKKGFSHDLIERNTLLLIVLVLITVSIGGLVQIVPLFTIESTIEKVEGVRPYSPLELAGQNIYFREGCYNCHSQQIRPFRDEVERYGHYSLAAESMYDHPFQWGSKRTGPDLARVGGKYSNDWQVAHLVNPRAVVPESIMPTYGWMKDRPLSYGDIADHLKTLKIVGVPYTDEQIANAKADLEAQKNPDGDTAGLTKRYPKAVVANFTGSKTVTEMDALVAYLQVLGTMVDFTKYQSKQLQQ
- a CDS encoding cbb3-type cytochrome c oxidase subunit 3; its protein translation is MDLDSITVMLRSFWTVWLMLLLTGILVYAMWPGNRRTFDDAAQIPLKDDGQEL
- the ccoP gene encoding cytochrome-c oxidase, cbb3-type subunit III produces the protein MAQNYKDELSGVETTGHEWDGLRELNNPLPKWWLYLFYVCIAWAMAYYVFYPAWPLGKTYTKGILGYSQREELDTKLAEAKAGQAKYLTAIAAKSVDEIQKDKDLLGFAMAGGRSYFNENCAACHGAGGQGAKGFPTLADDVWLWGGASADIYKTIQHGIRSDDGDTRGTPGTGMTAFGKDGILTRDQIDQVTDYVLSLNGKPADAGKVAKGKTVYDENCAACHGDAAQGAVAAGIDGVGAPPLKQANWLYGGDKATLMETVTNGRAGVMPAWSKRLDDATIKSLAVYVHNLGGGK
- a CDS encoding FixH family protein; this encodes MSISTATGNRPVPPKRGKAPRQPGWYIPWIFVGVFMIVLAVNGVMVHFAMSSWTGVETENHFIKGLGYNNDLAGARAQAERGWQVEPQFTSTEPRKAVIAITARDKQGQVLKDATVSVTMIRPTAEGHDKSLTLPYLGEGRYGAPVELDLEGQWDMRFVITHATGDYQDQKRVWVQ
- a CDS encoding heavy metal translocating P-type ATPase metal-binding domain-containing protein, with translation MTVCLHCGQELGDGAQTGGLTAGDGAGPFCCTGCAAAYDLVRGLGLERYYERRSVDPTARPLRPDETPAADYEPHAREESDGSRSLHLMVDGMQCAACVWLIESALSRQPGIGQARMNMTTRRLTVRWDPKETDANAVVGTVAQLGYRAVPFDPERLGGAQAKSEKELLRAMAVAGFAMGNVMLLSVSVWAGHSQGMGSATRDLMHWISALVCMPAIAYALRPFARSALSALRHGRTNMDVPITIGVLLATGMSLFETIHSGEHAYFDGAVMLLFFLLIGRYLDQRARGRARSAAEQLLGLRANAVTILNADGTSAVVAPEQVGPGSTILVAAGERIPVDGRVSDGVSDLDTALITGETVPGTARPGDQVFAGTLNLTAPLRLTVTAVGEGTLLAEIVRLMEVAEQGRAKYVAIADRVSRLYAPVVHLTALTTFAAWMLLGGVVWQDALMNAIAVLIITCPCALALAVPVVQVIASGRLMRQGTLLKSPTALERLAAIDTVVFDKTGTLTEGRPVPQLDGLPAEDLALAASLAAASRHPLARALAAAAPEVPVAAGVREIAGAGLSLQTADGEVRLGSRRFTGAPSGAEDAAGPELWLARPGEEPRRIVFLDAPRPDAAAVVTALKARGLEVKLLSGDRKGAVAAVAERLGIADWRAEQTPADKTAALADLAAEGRTVLMVGDGLNDAPALAAAAVSMSPSTAVDVSQTAADVVFQGRLLRPIVETVEVARRSGRLVKQNFGIALVYNLCAVPLAMGGLLTPLLAALAMSSSSLIVILNALRLARGAVVKDLPVRDIAAREASGKDSGDGRASLSDRDRAEPGRSGAGGLSVGA
- the ccoS gene encoding cbb3-type cytochrome oxidase assembly protein CcoS, with amino-acid sequence MDELLYLIAIALSLGGLGLGAFLWALKSGQFDDLDGAAHRVLFDDDLPPPARAGHEAAKPAEAGRGQ
- a CDS encoding Crp/Fnr family transcriptional regulator encodes the protein MNPCGACPVRSLTVCAALEPEELRRLADILQNVRIDAGHTLFAEGDAADALYNVTSGTVKLYKLLPDGRRQITGFLVTGDFLGLAVNDSYAYTAESVTSASLCRFPRKKIDALLEEFPKMQRRLFSMASNELAAAQDQMLLLGRKTAKEKICSFLLMLSQRAARRGHKENPVFVPMSRADIADYLGLTTETVSRTFTQLKTAGVISLQEGNKVLIADLDAMYDLAEGA